From a single Panulirus ornatus isolate Po-2019 chromosome 69, ASM3632096v1, whole genome shotgun sequence genomic region:
- the LOC139747697 gene encoding cuticle protein AMP1B-like: MKFVLLFAVALAAPHFTYSAPTGESSEEFVPIVKDTRYHDEHGNFLVEVEAANGIVLSRSYTPDDGVVQQAGQYSYTAPDGSPVVVKFVADEYGYQPESDYLPVAPAFPHPIPQFVLDQIAFAAAEDAARADDSHES, translated from the exons ATGAAGTTC GTTCTTCTCTTTGCCGTGGCTCTCGCCGCCCCACACTTCACCTACAGTGCCCCAACTGGGGAGTCCAGCGAGGAGTTCGTGCCCATTGTAAAGGACACTCGCTACCATGATGAGCATGGAAACTTCCTCGTCGAAGTAGAGGCTGCCAACGGCATCGTACTGTCACGGTCTTACACTCCTGACGATGGCGTCGTACAGCAGGCTGGACAGTATTC CTACACTGCTCCTGACGGCTCTCCCGTCGTTGTAAAATTCGTCGCCGATGAGTACGGCTACCAGCCTGAGTCTGACTACCTGCCAGTGGCTCCCGCgttcccccacccaatccctcagtTCGTGCTGGACCAGATCGCCTTCGCTGCTGCAGAGGACGCCGCCCGCGCCGATGATTCTCATGAATCTTAG
- the LOC139747590 gene encoding endocuticle structural glycoprotein SgAbd-8-like — MKIALLFAVAIAVPQFSYSAPTGDSSEELNVVPILKYDNVHGPGGSRNVEVETGNGIALSRSYSFDTGAQTQAGQYSYTAPDGAPVVVKFVANEYGYQPESDYLPVAPAFPHPIPQFVLDQIAFAAQEDADRDSDED, encoded by the exons ATGAAGATT GCGCTCCTTTTCGCCGTGGCCATCGCCGTCCCCCAATTCAGCTACAGTGCACCAACTGGAGACTCCAGTGAAGAGCTTAATGTGGTGCCCATACTGAAGTACGACAACGTCCATGGGCCAGGAGGGAGTAGGAACGTCGAAGTGGAGACTGGCAACGGCATCGCACTTTCACGTTCCTACTCCTTTGACACCGGCGCACAAACTCAGGCTGGACAATATTC GTACACTGCTCCTGATGGCGCTCCCGTCGTTGTGAAGTTCGTCGCCAACGAATACGGCTACCAGCCCGAGTCTGACTACCTGCCAGTGGCTCCTGCgttcccccacccaatccctcagtTCGTTCTGGACCAGATCGCCTTCGCTGCTCAGGAGGACGCTGACCGAGATTCTGATGAGGACTAA
- the LOC139747546 gene encoding cuticle protein CP14.6-like yields the protein MKFVLLFFVAIAVPHFGYSAPTEDFSDEVKVVPILKYEHVPGDEGNFNVEVETGNGIALSRSYSADDGAVVQAGQYSYTAPDGTPVVVKFVANEHGFQPQSDHLPVAPAFPHPIPQFVLDQIAFAAQEDAARALALSGDSDEV from the exons ATGAAGTTT GTGCTGCTGTTCTTCGTGGCCATCGCAGTCCCCCACTTCGGCTACAGCGCCCCAACTGAAGACTTCAGTGATGAAGTTAAAGTGGTGCCCATACTGAAGTACGAGCACGTCCCAGGAGATGAAGGGAACTTCAACGTCGAAGTAGAGACCGGGAACGGCATCGCACTTTCACGCTCCTACTCCGCCGACGATGGTGCAGTTGTTCAGGCCGGACAGTATTC GTACACCGCTCCTGACGGCACTCCCGTCGTTGTGAAGTTCGTCGCCAACGAGCACGGCTTCCAACCCCAGTCTGACCACCTACCAGTGGCTCCCGCgttcccccacccaatccctcagtTCGTATTGGACCAGATCGCCTTCGCCGCTCAGGAGGACGCTGCCCGCGCACTAGCCCTCTCCGGGGATTCTGATGAAGTTTAA
- the LOC139747539 gene encoding endocuticle structural glycoprotein SgAbd-8-like: protein MKFVLLFVVAIAVPQLSYSAPTGDSSEELNVVPILKYDNVHGPGGSRNVEVETGNGIALSRSYSFDSGAQTQAGQYSYTAPGGAPVVVKFVANEYGYQPESDHLPVAPAFPHPIPQFVLDQIAFAAQEDAARARTLHRDSDEV, encoded by the exons ATGAAGTTT GTGCTCCTGTTTGTCGTGGCCATCGCCGTCCCCCAGCTCAGCTACAGTGCACCAACTGGAGACTCCAGTGAAGAGCTTAATGTGGTGCCCATACTGAAGTACGACAACGTTCATGGGCCAGGAGGGAGTAGGAACGTCGAAGTGGAGACTGGCAACGGCATCGCACTTTCACGTTCATACTCTTTTGACAGTGGTGCACAAACTCAGGCTGGACAATATTC GTACACTGCTCCTGGTGGTGCTCCCGTCGTTGTGAAGTTCGTCGCCAACGAATACGGCTACCAGCCCGAGTCAGACCACCTGCCAGTGGCTCCCGCGTTCCCTCACCCAATCCCTCAGTTCGTGCTGGACCAGATCGCCTTCGCTGCTCAGGAGGACGCTGCCCGCGCCCGTACCCTCCACAGAGATTCTGATGAGGTCTGA
- the LOC139747538 gene encoding cuticle protein CP14.6-like, whose protein sequence is MKFVFLFAVAIAVPQFSYSAPAGDSSEELNVVPILKYDNVHGPGGSRNVEVETGNGIALSRSYSFNTGAQTQAGQYSYTAPDGAPVVVKFVANEFGYQPESDYLPVAPAFPHPIPQFVLDQIAFAAQEDAARARAHPNDSDES, encoded by the exons ATGAAGTTT GTGTTCTTGTTCGCCGTGGCCATCGCCGTCCCCCAGTTCAGCTACAGTGCACCAGCTGGAGACTCCAGTGAAGAGCTTAATGTGGTGCCCATACTGAAATATGACAACGTCCATGGGCCAGGAGGGAGTAGGAACGTCGAAGTGGAGACTGGCAACGGCATCGCACTTTCACGTTCCTATTCCTTTAACACCGGCGCACAAACTCAGGCTGGACAATATTC GTACACTGCTCCTGATGGCGCACCCGTCGTTGTGAAGTTTGTCGCCAACGAGTTTGGCTACCAGCCCGAGTCTGACTACCTGCCAGTGGCTCCCGCgttcccccacccaatccctcagtTCGTGCTGGACCAGATCGCCTTCGCCGCTCAGGAGGACGCCGCCCGCGCCCGTGCCCACCCGAATGATTCTGACGAGTCTTAA
- the LOC139747696 gene encoding cuticle protein AM1159-like, producing MKFVILVAVALAVPQLSYSAPTLASSEEDVVPILKDERVHEQDGKFTVDVETGNGIRLSHAGSPNTDTGAVIQAGQYSYTAPDGTEVALKFVANENGYQPESPLLPVAPAFPHPIPQFVLDQIAFAAAEDAARARAQLDDSHED from the exons ATGAAGTTT GTTATTCTTGTCGCCGTGGCCCTCGCCGTCCCCCAGTTAAGCTACAGTGCCCCAACTCTAGCCTCCAGTGAAGAAGATGTGGTGCCCATCCTGAAGGATGAACGCGTCCATGAGCAGGACGGAAAGTTCACTGTTGACGTGGAGACTGGCAACGGCATCCGCCTCTCTCATGCTGGTTCTCCCAACACTGACACTGGCGCAGTCATCCAGGCTGGACAGTACTC GTACACTGCTCCTGATGGAACCGAGGTGGCACTCAAGTTTGTCGCCAACGAGAACGGTTACCAGCCCGAGTCTCCCCTCTTGCCAGTGGCTCCCGCgttcccccacccaatccctcagtTCGTGCTGGACCAGATCGCCTTCGCTGCTGCAGAGGACGCCGCCCGCGCCCGTGCACAGCTTGATGACTCACACGAGGACTAG
- the LOC139747591 gene encoding endocuticle structural glycoprotein SgAbd-8-like, giving the protein MKIGLFFAVAIAVLQFSYSAPTGDSSEELNVVPILKYDNVHGPGGSRNVEVETGNGIALSRSYSFDTGAQTQAGQYSYTAPDGAPVVVKFVANEFGYQPESDYLPVAPAFPHPIPQFVLDQIAFAAQEDADRDSDED; this is encoded by the exons ATGAAGATT GGACTTTTCTTCGCCGTGGCCATCGCCGTCCTCCAGTTCAGTTACAGTGCACCAACTGGAGACTCCAGTGAAGAGCTTAATGTGGTTCCTATACTGAAATACGACAACGTCCATGGGCCAGGAGGGAGTAGGAACGTCGAAGTGGAGACTGGCAACGGCATCGCACTTTCACGTTCCTACTCCTTTGACACCGGCGCACAAACTCAGGCTGGACAATATTC GTACACTGCTCCTGATGGCGCTCCCGTCGTTGTGAAGTTCGTCGCCAACGAGTTCGGCTACCAGCCCGAGTCTGACTACCTGCCAGTGGCTCCCGCgttcccccacccaatccctcagtTCGTTCTGGACCAGATCGCCTTCGCTGCTCAGGAGGACGCTGACCGTGATTCTGATGAGGACTAA
- the LOC139747569 gene encoding cuticle protein AMP1B-like, translated as MQFVLLFAVALAAPHFTYSAPTGESSEEFVPIVKDTRYHDEHGNFLVEVEAANGIALSRSYTPDDGVVQQAGQYSYTAPDGSPVVVKFVADEYGYQPQSDYLPVAPAFPHPIPQFVLDQIAFAAAEDAARADDSYES; from the exons ATGCAGTTC GTGCTTCTCTTTGCCGTGGCTCTCGCCGCCCCACACTTCACCTACAGTGCCCCAACTGGGGAGTCCAGCGAGGAGTTCGTGCCCATTGTAAAGGATACTCGCTACCATGATGAGCATGGAAACTTCCTCGTTGAAGTAGAGGCTGCCAACGGCATCGCACTGTCACGGTCTTACACTCCTGACGATGGCGTCGTACAGCAGGCTGGACAGTATTC TTACACTGCTCCTGACGGCTCTCCCGTCGTTGTAAAATTCGTCGCCGATGAGTACGGCTACCAGCCTCAGTCTGACTACCTGCCAGTGGCTCCCGCgttcccccacccaatccctcagtTCGTGCTGGACCAGATCGCCTTCGCTGCTGCAGAGGACGCCGCCCGCGCCGATGATTCCTACGAATCTTAA
- the LOC139747547 gene encoding endocuticle structural glycoprotein SgAbd-8-like: MKIALFFTVAIAVPQFSYSAPTGDSSEELNVVPILKYDNVHGPGGSRNVEVETGNGIALSRSYSFDTGAQTQAGQYSYTAPDGAPVVVKFVANEFGYQPESDYLPVAPAFPHPIPQFVLDQIAFAAQEDADRDSDED; encoded by the exons ATGAAGATT GCGCTCTTCTTCACCGTGGCCATCGCCGTCCCCCAGTTCAGCTACAGTGCACCAACTGGAGACTCCAGTGAAGAGCTTAATGTGGTGCCCATACTGAAATATGACAACGTCCATGGGCCAGGAGGGAGTAGGAACGTCGAAGTGGAGACTGGCAACGGCATCGCACTTTCACGTTCCTACTCCTTTGACACCGGCGCACAAACTCAGGCTGGACAATATTC ATACACTGCTCCTGATGGCGCTCCCGTCGTTGTGAAGTTCGTCGCCAACGAGTTCGGCTACCAGCCAGAGTCTGACTACCTACCAGTGGCTCCCGCGTTCCCACACCCAATCCCTCAGTTCGTTCTTGACCAAATCGCCTTCGCTGCTCAGGAGGACGCTGACCGAGATTCTGATGAGGACTAA
- the LOC139747588 gene encoding endocuticle structural glycoprotein SgAbd-8-like, which yields MKFVLLFAVAIAIPQFSYSAPTGDSSEELNVVPILKYDNVHGPGGSRNVEVETGNGIALSRSYSFDTGAQIQAGQYSYTAPDGAPVVVKFVANEFGYQPESDYLPVAPAFPHPIPQFVLDQIAFAAQEDADRDSDED from the exons ATGAAGTTT GTGCTCCTGTTCGCCGTGGCCATCGCCATCCCCCAGTTCAGCTACAGTGCACCAACTGGAGACTCCAGTGAAGAGCTTAATGTGGTGCCCATACTGAAGTACGACAATGTCCATGGGCCAGGAGGGAGTAGGAACGTCGAAGTGGAGACTGGCAATGGCATCGCACTTTCACGTTCCTACTCTTTTGACACCGGCGCACAaattcaggctggacaatattc atatactgcTCCTGATGGCGCTCCCGTCGTTGTGAAGTTCGTCGCCAACGAGTTCGGCTACCAGCCCGAATCTGACTACCTGCCAGTGGCTCCCGCgttcccccacccaatccctcagtTCGTTCTGGACCAGATCGCCTTCGCTGCTCAGGAGGACGCTGACCGAGATTCTGATGAGGATTAA
- the LOC139747593 gene encoding endocuticle structural glycoprotein SgAbd-8-like translates to MKFVLLFAVAIAAPQLSYSAPTGDSSEELNVVPILKYDNVHGPGGSRNVEVETGNGIVLSRAYSFDSGAQTQAGQYSYTAPGGAPVVVKFVANEYGYQPESDYLPVAPAFPHPIPQFVLDQIAFAAQEDADRDSDED, encoded by the exons ATGAAGTTT GTGCTCTTGTTCGCCGTGGCCATTGCCGCCCCCCAGCTCAGCTACAGTGCACCAACTGGAGACTCCAGTGAAGAGCTTAATGTAGTGCCCATACTGAAGTACGACAACGTCCATGGTCCAGGAGGGAGTAGGAACGTCGAAGTGGAGACTGGCAATGGCATCGTACTTTCACGTGCCTACTCTTTTGACAGTGGCGCACAAACTCAGGCTGGACAATATTC GTACACTGCTCCTGGTGGCGCTCCCGTCGTTGTGAAGTTCGTCGCCAACGAATACGGCTACCAGCCCGAGTCTGACTACCTGCCAGTGGCTCCCGCGTTCCCCCACCCAATTCCTCAGTTCGTTCTGGACCAGATCGCCTTCGCTGCTCAGGAGGACGCTGACCGAGATTCTGATGAGGATTAA
- the LOC139747589 gene encoding endocuticle structural glycoprotein SgAbd-8-like, which produces MKFVFLFTVAIAIPQFSYSAPTGDSSEELNVVPILKYDNVHGPGGNRNVEVETGNGIALSRSYSFDSGAQTQAGQYSYTAPDGAPVVVKFVANEFGYQPESDYLPVAPAFPHPIPQFVLDQIAFAAQEDADRDSDED; this is translated from the exons ATGAAGTTT GTGTTCTTGTTCACCGTGGCCATCGCCATCCCACAGTTCAGCTACAGTGCACCAACTGGAGACTCCAGTGAAGAGCTTAATGTGGTGCCCATACTGAAGTACGACAACGTCCATGGACCAGGAGGGAATAGGAACGTCGAAGTGGAGACTGGCAATGGCATCGCACTTTCACGTTCCTACTCTTTTGACAGTGGTGCACAAACTCAGGCTGGACAATATTC GTACACTGCTCCTGATGGCGCTCCAGTCGTTGTGAAGTTCGTCGCCAACGAGTTTGGTTACCAGCCCGAGTCTGACTACCTGCCAGTGGCTCCCGCGTTCCCCCACCCAATTCCTCAGTTCGTTCTGGACCAGATTGCCTTCGCTGCTCAGGAGGACGCTGACCGAGATTCTGATGAGGATTGA
- the LOC139747522 gene encoding endocuticle structural glycoprotein SgAbd-8-like: MKFVLFFAVAIAAPQFSYSAPTGDSSEELNVVPILKYDNVHGPGGNRNVEVETGNGIVLSRSYSFDSGAQIQAGQYSYTAPGGAPVVVKFVANEFGYQPESDYLPVAPAFPHPIPQFVLDQIAFAAQQDADSDSEED, translated from the exons ATGAAGTTT GTGCTCTTCTTCGCCGTGGCCATCGCCGCCCCCCAATTCAGCTACAGTGCACCAACTGGAGACTCCAGTGAAGAGCTTAATGTGGTGCCCATACTGAAGTACGACAACGTCCATGGGCCCGGAGGGAATAGGAACGTCGAAGTGGAGACTGGCAACGGCATCGTACTTTCACGCTCATACTCTTTTGACAGTGGTGCACAAATTCAGGCTGGACAATACTC GTACACTGCTCCTGGTGGTGCTCCAGTCGTTGTGAAGTTCGTCGCCAACGAGTTTGGTTACCAGCCCGAGTCTGACTACCTGCCAGTGGCTCCTGCGTTCCCCCACCCAATTCCTCAGTTCGTTCTGGACCAGATCGCCTTCGCTGCTCAGCAGGACGCTGACAGTGATTCTGAAGAAGATTAG
- the LOC139747571 gene encoding endocuticle structural glycoprotein SgAbd-8-like, with translation MKFVLFFAVAIAVPQFSYSAPTGDSSEELHVVPIVKYDNVHGPGGSRNVEVETGNGIALSRSYSFDSGAQTQAGQYSYTAPDGAPVVVKFVANEFGYQPESDYLPVAPAFPHPIPQFVLDQIAFAAQEDADRDSDEV, from the exons ATGAAGTTT GTGCTCTTTTTCGCCGTGGCCATTGCCGTCCCCCAGTTCAGCTACAGTGCACCAACTGGAGACTCCAGCGAAGAGCTTCATGTGGTGCCCATAGTAAAGTACGACAACGTCCATGGGCCAGGAGGGAGTAGGAACGTTGAAGTGGAGACTGGCAACGGCATCGCACTTTCACGTTCATACTCTTTTGACAGTGGCGCACAGACCCAGGCTGGACAATATTC GTACACTGCTCCTGATGGTGCTCCCGTCGTTGTGAAGTTCGTCGCCAACGAGTTCGGCTACCAGCCCGAGTCTGACTACCTGCCAGTGGCTCCCGCGTTCCCCCACCCAATCCCCCAGTTCGTGCTGGACCAGATCGCCTTCGCTGCTCAGGAGGATGCTGACCGAGATTCTGATGAGGTCTAA
- the LOC139747540 gene encoding cuticle protein CP14.6-like, producing MKIALLFAVAIAVPQFSYSAPTGDSSEELNVVPILKYDNVHGPGGSRNVEVETGNGIALSRSYSFDTGAQTQAGQYSYIAPGGAPVVVKFVANEYGYQPESDYLPVAPAFPHPIPQFVLDQIAFAAKEDADRDSDEA from the exons ATGAAGATT GCACTCCTTTTCGCCGTGGCCATCGCCGTCCCCCAGTTCAGCTACAGTGCACCGACTGGAGACTCCAGTGAAGAGCTTAATGTGGTGCCCATACTGAAATATGACAACGTCCATGGGCCAGGAGGAAGCAGGAACGTCGAAGTGGAGACTGGCAACGGCATCGCACTTTCACGTTCCTACTCCTTTGACACCGGCGCACAAACTCAGGCTGGACAATATTC GTACATTGCTCCTGGTGGCGCTCCCGTCGTTGTGAAGTTCGTCGCCAACGAATACGGCTACCAGCCCGAGTCTGACTACCTGCCAGTGGCTCCCGCGTTCCCCCACCCAATTCCTCAGTTCGTTCTGGACCAGATTGCCTTCGCTGCTAAGGAGGACGCTGACCGAGATTCTGATGAGGCCTAA